The following proteins are encoded in a genomic region of Haloarcula marina:
- a CDS encoding PAS domain-containing sensor histidine kinase, translating to MATRATVRFVTTDADQAVLETLERRADIDVIVSLPDGARADGGTSAVDCVVVDTDTVSPDTPQVTAADGTPVIRCAHDPPEEADDGWVEVGTVAGRRTLVDRIRRAASPADPALAATDDELVDGVPAAAYVLDVRGRFVAVNDAFLDLTGYERQALLGSHASLTVTETTEAAFGDHERTPVRVNAAAGGAIDCRRDAGVATVATPDGPVTRTAGYLEPRTAQPHIERNPAVLKRAIDAAHTPLSLSDPTREDNPLVYVNDAFERVTGYEREAVIGRNCRFLQTEDTDEETVAELRRAIDNEDPVTVEFENERADGSTFWNRLTVTPIYDETGELVHYLGSQEDITDRLDTEETLRDQRDALDLLNEMVRHDIRNDLQMVLSYNGAIADEADGEVAEFADRARQTARNATELTETARDLAGTMLRTDRDVHPVSLAEVVETEAEKARAAATDARITVGPLPDRDVLANEMLGSVLRNLLKNAVVHSTHDDTEIQVSAVADDDWVTVAIADDGPGVPDDQKAEIFERAKTGNGGNSGIGLYLVATLVGQYGGEVWVEDRQGAVEGSVFKFTLRLA from the coding sequence GACGTCATCGTCTCCCTCCCGGACGGTGCGCGGGCCGACGGCGGGACATCGGCCGTCGACTGCGTCGTCGTCGACACCGACACCGTGTCGCCGGACACCCCACAGGTGACCGCGGCCGACGGCACGCCGGTCATCCGCTGTGCCCACGACCCGCCCGAGGAGGCCGACGACGGGTGGGTCGAAGTGGGGACCGTCGCCGGTCGTCGCACGCTGGTCGACCGCATCCGCCGCGCCGCCTCGCCAGCGGACCCCGCGCTTGCCGCCACCGACGACGAACTCGTCGACGGTGTGCCCGCCGCCGCCTACGTCCTCGACGTTCGCGGCCGCTTCGTCGCCGTCAACGACGCCTTTCTCGACTTGACGGGCTACGAGCGACAGGCCCTGCTGGGGAGTCACGCCTCGCTGACGGTGACCGAGACGACCGAAGCCGCCTTCGGCGACCACGAGCGAACACCGGTCCGCGTCAACGCGGCCGCTGGCGGTGCCATCGACTGCCGCCGCGACGCCGGGGTCGCCACCGTCGCGACGCCGGACGGGCCGGTGACCCGGACGGCGGGCTACCTCGAACCCCGGACCGCGCAACCGCACATCGAGCGCAACCCGGCGGTCCTGAAACGCGCCATCGACGCCGCGCACACGCCGCTGTCGCTCTCGGACCCGACCCGCGAGGACAACCCGCTGGTCTACGTCAACGACGCCTTCGAGCGGGTGACCGGGTACGAGCGTGAGGCGGTTATCGGCCGAAACTGTCGGTTCCTCCAGACCGAGGACACCGACGAGGAGACCGTCGCGGAACTCCGGCGAGCCATCGACAACGAGGACCCGGTCACCGTCGAGTTCGAGAACGAGCGCGCCGACGGGTCGACGTTCTGGAATCGCCTGACGGTGACCCCAATCTACGACGAGACGGGCGAACTCGTCCACTATCTGGGCTCCCAAGAGGACATCACCGACCGACTGGATACCGAGGAGACGCTTCGAGACCAGCGCGACGCGCTGGACTTGCTCAACGAGATGGTCCGCCACGACATCCGCAACGACCTCCAGATGGTCCTCTCGTACAACGGCGCTATCGCCGACGAGGCGGACGGCGAAGTCGCCGAGTTCGCCGACCGCGCCCGGCAGACCGCCCGGAACGCGACAGAACTCACGGAGACGGCCCGGGACCTCGCGGGGACGATGCTCCGGACCGACCGAGACGTGCACCCGGTCTCGCTCGCCGAAGTCGTCGAGACAGAGGCCGAGAAGGCCCGCGCCGCCGCGACCGACGCCCGCATCACCGTCGGCCCGCTTCCGGACCGGGACGTACTCGCCAACGAGATGCTCGGTTCCGTCCTCCGGAACCTCCTGAAGAACGCGGTCGTCCACAGCACGCACGACGACACGGAGATACAGGTGTCGGCCGTCGCGGACGACGACTGGGTCACGGTCGCTATCGCCGACGACGGTCCCGGCGTGCCAGACGACCAGAAGGCCGAAATCTTCGAGCGAGCGAAGACCGGCAACGGCGGGAACTCGGGTATCGGCCTCTATCTGGTCGCGACGCTCGTCGGGCAGTACGGCGGCGAAGTGTGGGTCGAGGACCGCCAGGGCGCTGTCGAGGGGTCCGTGTTCAAGTTCACGCTCCGACTGGCCTGA
- the pheA gene encoding prephenate dehydratase, producing the protein MTTITLGPSGTYSHRAASAIADDGDIEFAESMTAIVEAVANGEADHGVVPVENSIEGSVTESLDAFAEYDVAVVKEIITPIRHALLAQREDFELVCSHAQALAQCRGWLDEHYPGVDVEAVASTARGVQRAREDPSVAAIGHPDNASNGTELDVLAEDIQDQSSNATRFLAVAPASERSEAGGKSSFIVYPNADYPGLLLKLLEPFADRDINLTRVESRPSGERLGDYVFHIDIAAGLYEERTQDALGDIAELAENGWVRRLGSYDSVTVLD; encoded by the coding sequence ATGACCACGATTACGCTGGGGCCGTCCGGGACCTACTCCCACCGGGCCGCGTCGGCCATCGCCGACGACGGTGACATCGAGTTCGCGGAGTCGATGACCGCCATCGTCGAAGCCGTCGCGAACGGCGAGGCCGACCACGGCGTCGTCCCCGTCGAGAACAGCATCGAGGGGTCGGTGACCGAGTCGCTGGACGCCTTCGCGGAGTACGACGTGGCCGTCGTCAAGGAGATAATCACGCCCATCCGTCACGCCCTGCTGGCCCAGCGCGAAGACTTCGAGTTGGTGTGTAGCCACGCCCAGGCGCTGGCGCAGTGTCGCGGCTGGCTGGACGAACACTACCCCGGCGTCGACGTGGAAGCCGTCGCCTCGACGGCCCGCGGCGTCCAGCGCGCCCGTGAGGACCCGAGCGTCGCCGCCATCGGCCACCCGGACAACGCCTCCAACGGGACCGAACTCGACGTGCTGGCCGAGGACATTCAGGACCAGTCCTCGAACGCGACGCGGTTCCTCGCCGTCGCGCCCGCGAGCGAGCGCTCGGAGGCCGGTGGGAAGTCCTCGTTCATCGTCTACCCGAACGCCGACTACCCCGGTCTCCTCCTGAAACTGCTGGAACCGTTCGCCGACCGCGACATCAACCTCACTCGCGTCGAGTCCCGACCCAGCGGCGAGCGACTCGGCGACTACGTCTTCCACATCGACATCGCCGCGGGCCTCTACGAGGAGCGGACGCAGGACGCGCTCGGCGACATCGCGGAACTGGCCGAGAACGGCTGGGTCCGCCGACTCGGGTCGTACGACAGCGTCACCGTACTGGACTGA
- a CDS encoding DUF5518 domain-containing protein, whose product MRFRHTLDQFVGRPRWVTVLGTATVLAYAVAVFYAGGLEVGGDVTFYAAGLVGGLVAGFALGTNVYDGMAAGLRAGAFGVVTLAVAATAAFFVLWQAASGQLFFYWASFYGLLGLIFLAPIYGFTGILGGAVGVLLRRWTLPDHLNPRAY is encoded by the coding sequence ATGCGTTTCCGTCACACGCTCGACCAGTTCGTCGGCCGACCGCGCTGGGTCACGGTGCTCGGCACAGCAACCGTCCTCGCGTACGCCGTCGCGGTGTTCTACGCCGGTGGACTCGAAGTCGGTGGGGACGTCACGTTCTACGCTGCGGGTCTGGTCGGCGGACTCGTCGCCGGATTCGCCCTCGGAACGAACGTGTACGACGGGATGGCCGCCGGACTACGGGCCGGGGCGTTCGGCGTCGTGACGCTCGCCGTGGCGGCGACGGCCGCGTTCTTCGTCCTCTGGCAGGCCGCGTCGGGACAGCTATTCTTCTACTGGGCGTCGTTCTACGGCCTCCTCGGCCTCATCTTCCTCGCACCGATATACGGGTTCACCGGTATCCTCGGCGGGGCCGTCGGCGTGCTCCTCCGACGCTGGACGCTCCCCGACCACCTGAACCCACGCGCGTACTGA
- a CDS encoding Hsp20/alpha crystallin family protein → MSDRDPFAEIERAFDVLGGQFGVHLDTVPTDIVDDDDAFVVHADLPGFDADDIDVALTDDRRLTISASHTEESEASEGQFVQRERRQQSVSRTVTLPESVDESETSAAYDAGVLTVTLPKMTADESGTDIPVN, encoded by the coding sequence ATGAGCGACCGTGACCCCTTTGCGGAGATAGAACGCGCGTTCGATGTACTGGGTGGCCAGTTCGGCGTCCACCTCGACACCGTGCCGACGGACATCGTCGACGACGACGACGCCTTCGTCGTCCACGCCGACCTCCCGGGGTTCGACGCCGACGACATCGACGTGGCGTTGACCGACGACCGGCGACTCACCATCAGCGCCAGCCACACCGAGGAGTCGGAGGCGAGCGAGGGCCAGTTCGTCCAGCGCGAACGCCGCCAACAGTCCGTCAGTCGGACCGTGACGCTGCCGGAATCCGTCGACGAGAGTGAGACGAGCGCCGCGTACGACGCCGGTGTCCTCACCGTCACACTCCCGAAGATGACCGCCGACGAGTCGGGGACCGACATCCCGGTGAACTGA
- a CDS encoding peroxiredoxin codes for MVLEPGRPVPDVTATNQWGEEVRPNFSTPTVLYFYPEDDTPGCTTEAKQFNDRYDAYETAGVSVYGVSTDDVDSHCEFAEAHDLRFDLLADPDGKIAAAFDVEMRDGRARRTTFVVAQQQVVGVYEGIHPDGHAGDVLRALDDAGLIDAEPS; via the coding sequence ATGGTGCTCGAACCGGGCCGCCCAGTCCCCGACGTGACGGCGACCAACCAGTGGGGCGAGGAGGTGCGCCCGAACTTCTCGACGCCGACGGTCCTGTACTTCTACCCCGAGGACGACACCCCCGGGTGTACGACCGAAGCGAAGCAGTTCAACGACCGCTACGACGCTTACGAGACCGCGGGGGTCTCCGTCTACGGCGTCTCCACCGACGACGTGGACAGTCACTGCGAGTTCGCCGAGGCCCACGATCTCCGGTTCGACCTGTTGGCCGACCCAGACGGGAAAATCGCCGCGGCGTTCGACGTGGAGATGCGCGACGGCCGGGCCCGTCGGACGACGTTCGTCGTCGCACAGCAGCAGGTCGTCGGCGTCTACGAGGGCATCCATCCCGACGGACATGCGGGCGACGTGTTGCGGGCACTCGACGACGCGGGCCTCATCGACGCCGAACCGTCGTAG
- the leuS gene encoding leucine--tRNA ligase, which yields MTTTGEERERGFDHTAIEPRWQAAWEDADVFRIDDDAEDPEYVLAMFPYTSGSLHMGHVRNYTITDAFARFERMRGESVLHPMGWDSFGLPAENAAEERDTNPRDWTMQCIDSMRDQLTEMGFGYDWEREVTTCEPEYYQWNQWLFKRFREAGLVERQGAELNWCPSCETVLADEQVEGEAELCWRCDTPIEHREMDQWFFTITDYAEELLEALDGLDGWPNNVREMQRNWIGKQEGASVAFEIPGYGDVDIFTTRLDTIYGATYFSLAPGHPVAQEIAESNEDVAEYIEMAEQADEDDLDVTSGVFTGEYAVNPATGEEIPVYVADYVLTDVGTGALYAVPAHDDRDHEFAEAHDIDIVQVVEPGPEAEVDADDIDVQEAAYTPDGLLVDSGEYDGLHSEDARETFVDVFDGEERTEYNLRDWGISRQRYWGTPIPMIHCEDCGYVEVPDEDLPVELPEFIHTTGNPLDAAEEWKHVDCPDCGGDAVRETDTMDTFVDSSWYFLRYTAPDLTDAPFDADRASDWMPVDQYVGGIEHAVMHLLYARFFTKVVEDLDMLDGVREPFTNLTNQGMVLGEDGHKMSKSRGNGVSPQRIIEEYGADTARLFIMEAAQPEKELAWSAEEVQSAHSFLQNVYTLAEEYADGGVETGTAGSEAQSASTESGETANTDIADYVAREIEATAARATEEYEQLRFNHALQAVRELVSLLRRYRNATTPDAEVFERGLTTAAKLLSPVAPHVGEELWSVLDNDGLMAESDWPSAEAPEDYAVSRRLVENTREDIRDIVDTVGIEDPQTITLAVAPAWKHRVVDIARDADDVVPAVMQNEELQRYGSAAADFAKELAGRAQYDETLAPEGELTALARAAWLIEEEFDADVVVQSAADADDGLAKKAEPGRPAIDIAE from the coding sequence ATGACCACGACTGGCGAGGAACGCGAGCGTGGGTTCGACCACACCGCCATCGAACCCCGCTGGCAGGCGGCGTGGGAGGACGCCGACGTGTTCCGTATCGACGACGATGCCGAGGACCCCGAGTACGTGCTGGCGATGTTCCCCTACACCTCGGGCAGTCTCCACATGGGACACGTCCGGAACTATACCATCACCGACGCCTTCGCCCGCTTCGAGCGGATGCGCGGCGAGTCGGTCCTGCACCCGATGGGGTGGGACTCGTTCGGTCTGCCCGCCGAGAACGCCGCCGAGGAGCGCGACACCAACCCCCGCGACTGGACGATGCAGTGCATCGACTCGATGCGAGACCAGTTGACCGAGATGGGCTTTGGCTACGACTGGGAGCGGGAGGTCACCACCTGCGAACCGGAGTACTACCAGTGGAACCAGTGGCTATTCAAGCGCTTCCGCGAGGCCGGACTCGTCGAGCGGCAGGGCGCGGAACTGAACTGGTGTCCCTCCTGCGAAACCGTCCTCGCTGACGAACAGGTCGAGGGCGAAGCCGAACTGTGCTGGCGCTGTGACACGCCCATCGAGCACCGCGAGATGGACCAGTGGTTCTTCACCATCACCGACTACGCCGAGGAACTGCTGGAAGCGTTGGACGGCTTGGACGGGTGGCCAAACAACGTCCGGGAGATGCAGCGCAACTGGATAGGCAAGCAGGAGGGCGCGAGCGTCGCCTTCGAGATTCCGGGCTACGGCGACGTGGACATCTTCACGACGCGACTGGACACCATCTACGGGGCGACCTACTTCTCGCTGGCCCCCGGCCACCCCGTCGCACAGGAAATCGCCGAGAGCAACGAGGACGTGGCGGAGTACATCGAGATGGCCGAACAGGCCGACGAGGACGACCTCGACGTGACCTCCGGCGTGTTCACCGGCGAGTACGCCGTCAACCCCGCCACGGGCGAGGAGATTCCGGTGTACGTCGCCGACTACGTCCTCACGGACGTGGGGACCGGCGCGCTGTACGCCGTGCCCGCCCACGACGACCGGGACCACGAGTTCGCCGAGGCCCACGATATCGACATCGTGCAGGTCGTCGAACCCGGCCCCGAGGCCGAGGTGGACGCCGACGACATCGACGTGCAGGAGGCGGCGTACACGCCAGACGGTCTGTTGGTCGACAGCGGCGAGTACGACGGCCTCCACAGCGAGGACGCCCGCGAAACGTTCGTCGACGTGTTCGACGGCGAGGAGCGGACCGAGTACAACCTCCGGGACTGGGGCATCTCGCGCCAGCGCTACTGGGGCACGCCCATCCCGATGATTCACTGCGAGGACTGCGGCTACGTCGAAGTCCCGGACGAGGACCTGCCGGTCGAACTGCCGGAGTTCATCCACACGACCGGGAACCCGCTGGACGCGGCCGAGGAGTGGAAGCACGTCGACTGCCCCGACTGCGGCGGCGACGCCGTGCGCGAGACGGACACGATGGACACGTTCGTCGACTCCTCGTGGTACTTCCTGCGCTACACCGCCCCGGACCTGACCGACGCGCCCTTCGACGCCGACCGGGCGAGCGACTGGATGCCGGTCGACCAGTACGTCGGCGGCATCGAACACGCCGTGATGCACCTGCTGTACGCCCGCTTCTTCACGAAGGTGGTCGAGGACCTCGACATGCTCGACGGCGTTCGGGAACCCTTCACCAACCTCACGAACCAGGGGATGGTGCTGGGCGAGGACGGTCACAAGATGTCCAAGAGTCGCGGCAACGGCGTCTCGCCCCAGCGCATCATCGAGGAGTACGGTGCCGACACCGCCCGCCTGTTCATCATGGAGGCCGCCCAACCGGAGAAGGAACTGGCGTGGAGCGCCGAGGAGGTCCAGTCCGCCCACAGTTTCCTCCAGAACGTCTACACGCTGGCCGAGGAGTACGCAGACGGGGGCGTCGAGACGGGAACCGCGGGGAGCGAGGCGCAGAGCGCCTCGACCGAGAGCGGTGAAACCGCGAACACGGACATCGCCGACTACGTCGCCCGCGAAATCGAGGCGACGGCGGCCCGCGCCACCGAGGAGTACGAACAGTTGCGCTTCAACCACGCCCTGCAGGCGGTCCGGGAACTCGTCTCCCTGCTTCGCCGCTACCGCAACGCGACGACCCCCGACGCCGAGGTGTTCGAACGCGGCCTGACGACGGCGGCGAAACTACTGTCGCCGGTCGCGCCCCACGTCGGCGAGGAACTGTGGTCGGTGCTGGACAACGACGGCCTGATGGCGGAGTCCGACTGGCCCAGCGCCGAGGCCCCCGAGGACTACGCTGTTTCCCGCCGACTGGTCGAGAACACCCGTGAGGACATCCGCGACATCGTCGACACCGTCGGTATCGAAGACCCACAGACCATCACGCTGGCCGTCGCGCCCGCGTGGAAACACCGCGTCGTCGACATCGCCCGCGACGCCGACGACGTCGTGCCCGCAGTGATGCAAAACGAGGAGTTACAGCGGTACGGGTCGGCCGCCGCCGACTTCGCGAAGGAACTGGCGGGCCGCGCCCAGTACGACGAGACGCTGGCCCCCGAGGGCGAACTGACGGCGCTCGCACGGGCCGCGTGGCTTATCGAGGAAGAGTTCGACGCCGACGTGGTCGTGCAGTCGGCCGCCGACGCCGACGACGGCCTGGCGAAGAAGGCCGAACCGGGTCGTCCGGCCATCGATATCGCCGAGTAA